A single genomic interval of Mucilaginibacter robiniae harbors:
- a CDS encoding DUF3347 domain-containing protein: MKKVLKTVTLTISLFAAVFAAKAQPATPDLVTPAILSNYYELKDALAADNSTLAQVKAKALLNAVETFNATLFTAEQQRIWSSYTDKLQFDSRHISESTALDHQREHFASLSKSMFAVLKSLKLNSAPVYEQYCPMRKATWLSESADIKNPYYGKQMLNCGKTTETLPVAK; encoded by the coding sequence ATGAAAAAGGTACTTAAAACCGTGACATTGACGATAAGCCTGTTCGCCGCGGTATTTGCAGCGAAAGCGCAGCCTGCAACACCAGATCTTGTAACACCAGCCATCTTAAGTAATTATTATGAATTAAAAGATGCACTTGCAGCTGACAATAGCACTTTAGCACAGGTTAAAGCCAAAGCACTGCTTAACGCAGTTGAAACATTTAATGCAACCCTATTTACTGCTGAACAACAAAGGATATGGTCGTCTTATACCGATAAGCTGCAATTCGACAGCCGTCATATCAGCGAAAGTACGGCGCTTGATCATCAGCGTGAGCATTTCGCCAGTCTTTCAAAAAGTATGTTTGCCGTACTCAAAAGTCTAAAATTAAACAGCGCGCCGGTTTATGAACAATATTGCCCGATGAGAAAGGCCACCTGGCTGAGTGAAAGCGCTGACATCAAAAACCCTTATTACGGTAAGCAAATGCTGAACTGCGGTAAAACCACGGAAACCTTACCGGTAGCAAAATAA
- a CDS encoding multicopper oxidase domain-containing protein, whose translation MRALFLTLSLFVCGSLAQAQHSHMGGTPSANGRLPFYVKKGKREIFHLYLSDTMVNYTGKQRPAMAINGTIPGPALHFTEGDTAVIYVHNEMMMESSIHWHGLILPNRYDGVSYLTTSPIKAGETHLFKFPLVQHGTYWYHSHTMTQEQSGLYGAFVIHEKPPEKLKEYTLLLSDWTDENPEQVQRRLHNASDWYAIRKGSTQSYTEAIVSGHFKTKLNNEWKRMTAMDVSDVYYDRFFSNGKIETEMNDLKPGEKIRLRIVNGSSSTYFWLSYAGGKLSVVANDGEDIQPVSVDRMIIGVAETYDVEVTVSQSGRFEFSATSEDRTGHTSLWLGQGKSYLAKKLGRLNYFAGMQMMNDMMDMSGNMKEMDGMKMQNQIMDMNTVMYPEAGGDDKNDAHG comes from the coding sequence ATGAGGGCTTTGTTCTTAACCCTGTCGCTATTCGTCTGTGGTTCTCTAGCACAGGCACAGCATAGTCACATGGGCGGTACGCCATCTGCAAATGGCCGTCTGCCTTTCTATGTCAAAAAAGGTAAACGGGAAATTTTTCATCTGTACCTGAGTGATACCATGGTGAATTACACCGGAAAACAACGCCCTGCCATGGCTATCAACGGTACTATACCCGGCCCGGCACTCCATTTCACCGAAGGTGATACTGCGGTGATTTACGTGCATAACGAGATGATGATGGAAAGCTCCATCCATTGGCACGGGCTGATCCTGCCCAACCGTTATGACGGCGTTTCCTATCTGACCACATCGCCAATTAAAGCCGGGGAAACGCATTTATTCAAATTCCCGCTGGTACAACATGGTACCTACTGGTATCACTCGCATACCATGACCCAAGAACAAAGCGGCTTGTACGGCGCCTTTGTAATTCATGAAAAACCGCCGGAAAAGCTAAAGGAATATACCTTATTGCTGAGCGACTGGACCGACGAAAACCCGGAACAAGTGCAGCGCAGGTTACATAATGCCAGCGATTGGTATGCCATACGTAAGGGTAGCACACAAAGTTATACTGAAGCTATCGTTTCCGGTCATTTCAAAACCAAGCTTAACAATGAATGGAAGCGGATGACGGCAATGGATGTGAGTGATGTGTATTACGACCGTTTTTTCAGCAATGGAAAAATTGAAACTGAGATGAACGATCTGAAGCCCGGCGAAAAAATTCGGCTGCGCATCGTTAACGGTAGTTCGTCCACATACTTTTGGCTTAGCTATGCGGGTGGAAAACTATCCGTTGTAGCGAATGACGGCGAAGACATACAGCCGGTAAGCGTTGACCGGATGATCATCGGCGTAGCTGAAACCTATGATGTGGAAGTGACGGTATCACAAAGCGGGCGCTTTGAATTTTCAGCTACTTCGGAAGACCGCACAGGGCACACTTCATTATGGCTAGGGCAAGGAAAATCATATTTAGCTAAAAAACTAGGGCGCCTGAACTATTTCGCGGGGATGCAGATGATGAACGACATGATGGATATGAGCGGTAACATGAAAGAAATGGACGGCATGAAAATGCAGAACCAGATAATGGATATGAATACCGTGATGTATCCCGAAGCTGGTGGCGACGATAAAAATGATGCCCATGGATGA
- a CDS encoding DUF305 domain-containing protein — MEKMSESSYKTFALTMVISFILMYGIMFLNVDEVDYIYLSMTRLYMTLMMIAAMAILMLATMGMMYKNKKTNLVIIIVGLTVFGLSLFGVRTQTFVGDVQYMRGMIPHHSIAIMTSKNADIKDPEVRKLADGIIATQKREIAEMKRILARLDK; from the coding sequence ATGGAAAAGATGAGTGAAAGCAGCTATAAAACTTTTGCCCTTACCATGGTAATTTCTTTCATCCTGATGTACGGGATTATGTTTCTTAATGTAGATGAGGTGGATTATATATATTTAAGCATGACCCGGCTTTACATGACACTGATGATGATAGCTGCAATGGCAATACTCATGCTTGCTACCATGGGTATGATGTATAAAAACAAGAAGACTAATCTGGTGATCATTATAGTTGGTCTTACCGTATTCGGCCTATCCCTTTTTGGGGTAAGAACACAGACTTTTGTTGGCGATGTGCAGTATATGAGAGGTATGATCCCTCACCATTCTATTGCTATTATGACAAGCAAAAACGCTGATATTAAAGACCCGGAAGTAAGAAAGCTGGCGGATGGCATTATTGCTACGCAGAAAAGAGAGATCGCTGAAATGAAGCGGATACTGGCCAGATTAGATAAGTAA
- a CDS encoding permease, whose amino-acid sequence MMHIIEQIVIEFLQMLWDIAWGLLFGFLLSAVIRAFISTETISSRLGKDTAGAIGLSTFFGAISSSCSYAAASMARTLIIKGATWSNAVAFMVSSTNLVFEIFIVIVTLLGWPFFGGEIVGGLLFILLSATLIALFFPESLSKIASVQASKNSGADNDPHAHHSSSAMHHREHNAHHKSKLGSPFIDKLKQASGHFYMDVMMVGKDILIGIALSAILMVLVPEAFWKSLFITGQSHLPHFIILAWNAIIGILIAIFAFVCSVGNIVLAGVLWHGGISFGGVIAFILSDLVTIPMLMVYKKYYGWKMMWVLLAILSASIFLTALSVDYLFEALHWIPKTHGQAMQMGQDQFTWDYGAWLNLLFISLGLFCFFYGKKQTGNSGAM is encoded by the coding sequence ATGATGCATATTATAGAACAGATTGTTATCGAATTTCTCCAGATGTTGTGGGATATTGCCTGGGGCCTGTTGTTCGGCTTCCTGCTTTCCGCAGTTATCCGGGCTTTTATCTCAACCGAAACTATATCGTCGAGGTTGGGTAAGGACACTGCGGGGGCCATCGGACTTTCCACATTCTTCGGGGCAATTTCATCTTCATGTTCCTATGCAGCAGCATCCATGGCGCGCACGCTGATCATCAAAGGTGCCACCTGGTCAAATGCTGTCGCCTTTATGGTTTCCAGTACCAATCTGGTTTTTGAAATATTTATTGTTATCGTCACATTGTTAGGCTGGCCTTTTTTTGGAGGGGAAATTGTTGGTGGCTTGTTATTTATTCTGCTATCGGCTACGCTGATCGCATTGTTTTTTCCAGAATCGCTAAGCAAAATTGCTTCAGTTCAGGCGAGTAAAAATTCTGGAGCTGATAATGATCCTCATGCCCATCATTCATCATCTGCCATGCATCATCGTGAGCATAATGCCCATCATAAGAGTAAGCTTGGAAGCCCTTTTATCGATAAATTAAAGCAGGCGAGCGGCCATTTCTATATGGATGTGATGATGGTAGGCAAAGATATACTGATAGGTATCGCATTATCAGCTATATTAATGGTACTGGTGCCCGAAGCCTTCTGGAAAAGTCTTTTTATAACCGGCCAAAGCCATTTGCCACACTTTATCATATTAGCTTGGAACGCTATCATCGGCATACTGATCGCTATTTTCGCGTTCGTTTGCTCGGTGGGTAATATCGTTTTGGCCGGCGTGCTTTGGCATGGCGGTATCTCTTTTGGTGGGGTGATCGCCTTTATTTTATCCGACCTGGTGACAATACCGATGCTGATGGTTTACAAGAAATATTATGGCTGGAAGATGATGTGGGTTTTGCTGGCTATTCTGTCGGCAAGTATTTTCCTAACCGCGCTAAGTGTAGATTACTTGTTTGAAGCGCTACACTGGATACCAAAAACACATGGGCAAGCGATGCAAATGGGGCAAGATCAATTTACATGGGATTATGGTGCCTGGTTGAACTTACTATTTATATCACTGGGGCTTTTTTGCTTTTTTTATGGTAAAAAACAAACAGGTAACAGCGGGGCAATGTAA
- a CDS encoding helix-turn-helix domain-containing protein, which yields MIQATPHLRPGILLSVNQLELEMILYIKNMVCDRCIMVVRQQLENFGFTVGPVTLGQATIRPDAGAQQLNRIASAFKVLGFELIDSEKERLIERIKNSIIEKVHYGDLTDTHINFSNYLSDELNKDYAYLSRAFSDKEDITIEKFIIQQKIEKVKELLAYGGLNLNEIAWKMGYSSSAHLSAQFKQTAGMTPSQFKISEQRQRKALDKI from the coding sequence TTGATTCAAGCAACACCGCACCTGCGGCCTGGCATTTTATTGTCTGTTAATCAGCTTGAATTAGAAATGATCTTATATATCAAAAACATGGTATGCGACCGCTGTATAATGGTCGTTCGCCAGCAATTAGAAAACTTCGGCTTTACCGTCGGGCCGGTAACTTTAGGTCAGGCCACGATCCGGCCTGACGCCGGTGCTCAACAATTGAACCGGATAGCTTCGGCTTTTAAAGTATTAGGCTTCGAACTGATCGACAGTGAAAAGGAACGCCTGATCGAGCGTATCAAAAATAGCATCATTGAAAAGGTTCATTATGGCGACCTCACTGATACGCATATCAATTTTTCTAATTATCTCTCTGATGAATTGAATAAGGATTACGCTTACTTAAGCCGAGCCTTTTCCGATAAAGAGGATATCACTATTGAAAAATTTATCATCCAGCAAAAAATAGAAAAAGTAAAAGAACTATTGGCATATGGCGGACTGAACCTGAATGAGATCGCATGGAAAATGGGCTATAGCAGCAGCGCACACCTTTCAGCGCAATTTAAGCAAACCGCCGGTATGACACCGAGCCAGTTTAAGATTTCTGAACAGCGCCAACGGAAGGCCCTTGATAAAATTTGA
- a CDS encoding heavy-metal-associated domain-containing protein, with protein MQTLKFKTNINCSSCIASVTTALNSVKGVQKWDVDTASPKKILTITADGIKPDIVIGALKEKGFTAEIN; from the coding sequence ATGCAAACTTTAAAATTCAAAACAAATATCAATTGCAGTAGCTGTATCGCTTCGGTTACCACGGCGCTCAATAGTGTAAAGGGTGTGCAAAAATGGGATGTAGATACCGCAAGCCCTAAAAAGATACTGACCATTACAGCTGACGGAATAAAACCAGACATTGTTATCGGTGCCTTAAAAGAAAAAGGATTTACTGCTGAAATCAATTGA
- a CDS encoding DUF6691 family protein — MKNLKFLLVGMCFGIILIKSEVISWFRIQEMFRLQSFHMYGIIGSAIVVAMISILLIKRFNIKTIHQEAIIIPDKQFNWGYVYGGLIFGLGWALTGACPGPIFAQIGSGILVTSVTLLSAIAGTWVYGLLREKLPH, encoded by the coding sequence ATGAAGAACCTCAAATTTTTACTGGTCGGGATGTGCTTTGGCATCATCCTGATCAAATCTGAAGTAATCTCCTGGTTCCGCATACAGGAAATGTTCCGCCTGCAATCCTTTCACATGTATGGCATCATCGGTAGTGCCATTGTGGTAGCCATGATCTCCATCTTATTGATCAAACGGTTCAATATCAAAACGATCCATCAGGAAGCGATTATTATCCCGGATAAGCAGTTTAACTGGGGCTATGTTTATGGCGGTTTGATCTTCGGATTGGGCTGGGCGCTTACAGGCGCATGTCCCGGCCCCATATTCGCGCAGATCGGCAGCGGCATTTTAGTTACTTCAGTTACCCTGTTGAGCGCCATTGCAGGTACCTGGGTTTATGGTTTGTTACGTGAAAAACTTCCTCATTGA
- a CDS encoding multicopper oxidase domain-containing protein, which produces MKNSIFIILLIFSGLQIMAQQGKIKSSAASLNDHLITPGKRVTYHLYIKDSIVTYSGKPAHAMSINGQIPGPKLQFTEGDTAYITVHNLMSTETSLHWHGILIPNQYDGVPYLTTAPIKPNTSHVFIFPLKQTGTYWYHTHSMLEEQSGLYGSIVIHPQKKEIQMPEQVLLFSDWTDKKPGQVLRMLKRQTDWFAIQKGSVQSYGEAASKGYFNDKLKQEWMRMPAMDISDVKYDRFLVNGKTGVDLSGFKAGETVRLRLIDGSSSTYFWMQFAGGTMTVVAADGLDVKPVAVDKLLIGVAETYDVLVTIPKSGKYEFRATAQDVSGKVSAYLGSGQTINTADIPKVPYFKMMHSMNKMMAGMTMGSVASDKVKNDGLTLGLNKGGDMKKDGMDMGSMGMSSMRMKKDTTPTKPVPADLINPKTKDIGNMDMMNMGGMNMKDDGRGITIGHGGSMMLSMGGEGKILTYDMLQAKNSTAIDESHPVRTYQLYLTGNMLRYVWSINNRVLSEADRLLIKKGDRVRFVIHNTTMMEHPMHLHGHYFRVLNVQGDYSPLKHTVSVEPMKTQIIEFEADAANDWFFHCHILYHMIGGMARVVRYADSPSNPEVEKYQPSNPLINDDRRWFLWGSAAFHSQGSSGSWFFSNTRYESNIDYRVSYDGRYEFEPRFQRYLDHRQFFAAYIGADFSDDIKGNPRGKDGMQIGVVGLRYLLPLFFQTDLRVSQKGRVRFMIGRPDIPLTARLRLGVSYNTDDEYQIGSSYILGRNFAISANYDNQYGFGGGLTLIY; this is translated from the coding sequence ATGAAAAACAGTATATTCATTATTCTTCTTATCTTCTCGGGCCTGCAAATTATGGCGCAACAAGGGAAGATAAAAAGCTCTGCTGCTTCCCTTAATGATCACCTCATTACACCCGGCAAGCGGGTAACTTATCACCTGTACATTAAAGACAGCATCGTAACTTACTCGGGCAAACCAGCTCATGCCATGTCAATAAACGGGCAAATACCTGGCCCTAAATTGCAATTTACCGAAGGGGATACCGCTTACATTACCGTGCATAATTTAATGAGTACTGAAACTTCACTACACTGGCATGGCATCCTAATTCCTAACCAGTATGATGGCGTGCCCTATTTAACGACCGCGCCTATCAAGCCAAATACATCGCACGTTTTTATTTTTCCGTTAAAACAAACCGGAACGTATTGGTATCATACCCATTCCATGCTCGAAGAGCAATCGGGGCTTTACGGTTCAATAGTAATCCATCCACAGAAAAAGGAAATCCAGATGCCGGAGCAGGTACTGCTGTTCTCGGACTGGACAGATAAAAAACCAGGCCAGGTTTTAAGGATGCTTAAGAGGCAAACCGATTGGTTTGCTATACAAAAGGGTTCGGTACAAAGCTATGGCGAGGCAGCATCAAAGGGTTACTTCAACGACAAATTGAAACAGGAATGGATGCGGATGCCCGCAATGGACATTTCTGATGTCAAGTACGACAGGTTTTTAGTGAATGGAAAAACAGGTGTTGATCTGTCTGGATTCAAAGCCGGTGAAACAGTCAGGTTAAGGCTTATAGACGGTTCATCATCTACTTATTTCTGGATGCAGTTTGCCGGCGGCACAATGACGGTAGTAGCTGCCGATGGTCTGGATGTTAAGCCGGTAGCTGTAGATAAATTGCTCATTGGTGTTGCCGAAACTTATGATGTACTGGTCACTATTCCCAAAAGCGGCAAATACGAGTTCAGAGCCACTGCACAGGATGTCTCGGGCAAAGTATCCGCTTATTTAGGTTCAGGACAGACCATTAATACCGCCGATATTCCTAAAGTTCCCTATTTTAAAATGATGCACAGCATGAATAAAATGATGGCGGGCATGACGATGGGCTCGGTAGCATCCGATAAGGTGAAAAATGATGGCCTTACACTCGGCTTGAACAAAGGCGGCGATATGAAAAAGGACGGCATGGACATGGGCAGTATGGGTATGAGTAGCATGAGAATGAAGAAAGACACAACACCGACGAAACCTGTGCCGGCAGATCTAATCAACCCGAAGACGAAAGACATAGGTAACATGGATATGATGAACATGGGCGGAATGAACATGAAGGATGATGGCCGCGGTATCACGATAGGCCATGGCGGCTCTATGATGCTGAGTATGGGCGGTGAAGGAAAAATATTGACCTATGATATGTTACAGGCTAAAAATTCTACCGCGATTGACGAAAGCCACCCGGTGCGCACTTACCAGCTTTACCTTACGGGTAATATGCTGCGTTATGTATGGTCAATCAATAACCGGGTACTATCAGAAGCCGACCGCCTGCTGATAAAGAAAGGGGACCGGGTGCGCTTTGTTATACACAATACTACCATGATGGAGCATCCCATGCACCTGCACGGTCATTATTTCAGGGTGCTGAATGTACAGGGGGATTATTCGCCGCTGAAACACACGGTAAGCGTGGAGCCTATGAAAACCCAGATTATTGAGTTTGAGGCGGATGCTGCGAATGATTGGTTTTTCCATTGCCATATACTGTATCATATGATAGGTGGCATGGCCCGGGTGGTGCGCTATGCCGATTCGCCAAGCAATCCCGAGGTTGAGAAATACCAGCCTTCTAATCCCCTGATCAATGACGACCGTCGCTGGTTTCTGTGGGGTTCAGCGGCTTTTCATTCTCAGGGCAGTTCGGGCTCCTGGTTTTTTAGCAATACCCGTTATGAAAGCAATATCGACTACCGGGTAAGTTATGACGGCCGCTACGAATTCGAGCCACGGTTTCAGCGCTATTTGGACCACAGACAATTTTTTGCCGCCTACATTGGCGCAGATTTTAGCGATGATATCAAAGGCAACCCGCGGGGTAAAGATGGTATGCAGATAGGCGTTGTAGGCTTGCGCTATCTTTTACCCCTGTTCTTCCAAACCGATCTTCGGGTAAGCCAGAAAGGCCGGGTGAGGTTTATGATTGGCAGACCGGATATACCCCTTACCGCAAGGCTGCGGCTGGGTGTTTCTTACAACACAGATGATGAATACCAAATAGGATCCTCTTATATATTAGGGAGAAATTTTGCCATCTCTGCTAATTACGATAACCAGTACGGGTTTGGGGGTGGATTGACACTCATTTATTAA
- a CDS encoding class I SAM-dependent methyltransferase, translated as MENKKEHWENVYAQKKLTEVSWYEQTPETSLSIIANFNLPKNAAIIDIGGGDSLLADHLLALGYSSITVLDISNNAIERAKLRLKDKSLAINWITSDVLELSNNIQYDLWHDRAAFHFLTDEADQKRYAEVAAAHLQTGGLMLISTFALNGPEKCSGLPVTRHSGAILIDLFQSQFQSMGSINHCHLTPFNTEQAFTYNSFRKI; from the coding sequence ATGGAAAACAAAAAGGAACACTGGGAAAATGTCTACGCTCAAAAAAAGCTTACAGAGGTAAGCTGGTATGAGCAGACGCCGGAAACGTCGTTATCTATTATCGCCAATTTCAATTTGCCAAAGAATGCTGCTATTATCGATATAGGAGGTGGCGACAGTTTACTGGCTGATCACTTGCTTGCACTCGGATACTCCAGCATTACGGTGCTTGACATTTCAAATAACGCCATTGAACGGGCGAAGCTAAGATTGAAGGACAAGTCGTTAGCAATAAATTGGATCACAAGCGACGTGCTTGAACTATCAAATAATATCCAATACGATCTTTGGCATGACCGTGCGGCCTTTCATTTCCTTACAGACGAAGCTGATCAAAAAAGATATGCCGAAGTAGCCGCCGCGCATTTACAAACAGGAGGACTGATGCTGATCAGTACCTTTGCATTAAACGGCCCTGAAAAATGCAGCGGATTACCAGTTACCAGGCATTCGGGGGCTATTTTGATAGATCTGTTTCAGTCCCAATTTCAGTCGATGGGCAGTATAAATCATTGCCATTTAACACCTTTTAATACAGAACAGGCTTTTACATACAACTCGTTTCGCAAAATTTGA
- a CDS encoding MBL fold metallo-hydrolase — MKIEQFEDKGLSHYSYAIMSECENKIVLVDPSRDITPYLFYAKAHDATIIGVVETHPHADFVSGHLELQQVTGAVTYCSKLLGAEYIHQTFDDGDIITFGKIKLKALNTPGHSPDSISVVLEHDGQDKAVFTGDTLFIGDCGRPDLREQAGNMTAKREKLAKLMYHSLRDKLLTLDDAVGVYPAHGAGTLCGKALSKDNRSTIGAERIGNWSLQEISENEFVLELLADQPFIPKYFAYDVALNKHGATALKTALADVPVKNPVKLNTKLFIIDARPEAYFKKGHVPGSINIQDGGKFETWLGSIIAPKEAFYLVAENEEKLKQLISKTAKIGYEAFIEAAFVVETGDENMPLLNIERFDNATENYTIVDIRNTAEVKAEPVFQNAIHIPLYELRERLGEIPYNKPIVVHCAGGYRSAAGSSIVATAFGSKTAVYDMGDNIKKYIPA, encoded by the coding sequence ATGAAAATTGAACAATTTGAAGATAAAGGGCTATCGCATTATTCGTACGCAATAATGAGCGAATGCGAAAATAAGATCGTGCTGGTCGACCCGTCAAGGGATATTACACCATACTTGTTTTATGCAAAAGCGCATGATGCCACCATCATCGGTGTGGTCGAAACTCATCCGCATGCTGATTTTGTGAGTGGGCACTTGGAGTTGCAACAGGTTACCGGAGCGGTGACCTATTGCTCCAAACTGCTGGGCGCGGAATATATTCATCAAACATTTGACGATGGTGACATAATCACATTCGGTAAAATAAAATTGAAAGCCCTGAACACACCAGGACACTCGCCGGATAGTATCAGCGTTGTTTTGGAGCATGACGGCCAGGACAAAGCCGTGTTTACAGGTGATACTTTATTTATTGGCGATTGCGGCAGGCCCGATTTGCGCGAGCAGGCAGGTAATATGACCGCGAAGCGGGAGAAGCTAGCTAAACTAATGTATCATTCGCTGCGCGATAAATTGTTGACTTTAGATGATGCGGTTGGGGTTTACCCGGCACATGGAGCAGGTACCTTGTGCGGCAAGGCGCTGAGCAAAGATAACCGCAGCACCATCGGCGCGGAGAGAATCGGCAACTGGTCGTTACAGGAAATAAGCGAAAATGAGTTTGTGCTGGAACTATTGGCAGATCAGCCATTCATCCCAAAATACTTTGCCTATGATGTTGCCTTAAATAAGCATGGTGCAACTGCTTTAAAAACAGCGTTGGCCGACGTTCCTGTAAAAAACCCCGTTAAGCTGAATACTAAGCTATTTATTATTGATGCAAGGCCTGAAGCCTACTTTAAAAAGGGGCATGTACCCGGTTCGATCAACATCCAGGATGGTGGCAAGTTCGAGACCTGGCTGGGAAGTATCATAGCACCCAAAGAAGCGTTTTACCTGGTGGCTGAAAATGAGGAGAAATTAAAGCAATTGATCAGCAAAACCGCTAAGATCGGTTATGAGGCTTTTATAGAAGCTGCATTTGTGGTTGAAACAGGCGACGAAAATATGCCGCTCTTAAATATTGAGCGATTTGATAATGCAACAGAAAATTATACCATAGTTGACATTCGTAATACAGCCGAAGTAAAAGCAGAGCCTGTTTTTCAAAATGCGATCCATATACCTTTGTATGAACTGAGAGAACGCCTGGGCGAAATACCTTATAACAAACCTATTGTAGTACATTGCGCCGGTGGTTACCGAAGCGCTGCGGGAAGCAGTATTGTTGCGACTGCTTTTGGCTCAAAAACGGCGGTATATGATATGGGAGATAATATTAAGAAATACATTCCGGCATAA
- a CDS encoding YeiH family protein yields the protein MDTQHQLTDKKGTLLNLNDNTRKVIFIFCVALCLTPFISPAIALLLGLIMAQVLGHPYLHLNHRATHLLLQVSVVGLGFGMNVHSAMQAGKEGILFTVASITSTLVFGFLIGKWLKIEKKTSYLISNGTAICGGSAIAAISPVIKAEEKQISVALGCVFILNSIALFIFPVIGHYFNLSQTQFGLWCAIAIHDTSSVVGAASKYGAHALEVATTVKLARALWIIPVAFLSTFLFKNKSKKLAIPYFIGLFILAMIANTYLPAVKLISPYMVGVAKAGLTLTLFLIGAGLSRQVLASVGFKPLVQGVALWILISVSALYAVIHLA from the coding sequence ATGGATACCCAGCATCAGCTAACCGACAAAAAAGGCACTTTACTCAACCTGAACGACAATACACGCAAGGTAATTTTTATATTCTGTGTTGCCCTTTGCTTAACCCCCTTCATTAGCCCTGCAATAGCATTATTGCTTGGGTTGATCATGGCACAAGTGTTAGGTCATCCATATTTGCATCTCAATCACAGAGCCACGCACCTTTTGTTGCAGGTTTCTGTTGTTGGCCTGGGTTTCGGCATGAATGTGCATAGCGCCATGCAAGCGGGTAAGGAAGGTATATTGTTCACCGTTGCCTCTATTACCAGTACATTGGTATTCGGGTTTTTGATCGGCAAATGGCTAAAAATCGAGAAGAAAACATCGTATCTTATTTCAAACGGTACGGCGATATGCGGCGGTAGCGCAATCGCAGCCATCTCTCCGGTGATCAAAGCAGAAGAAAAACAAATCTCTGTCGCTTTGGGCTGTGTGTTTATCCTTAATTCCATCGCCCTTTTTATTTTCCCGGTTATCGGCCATTATTTCAATTTGTCTCAAACCCAGTTTGGCTTATGGTGCGCTATTGCTATCCACGATACCAGCTCCGTTGTTGGTGCGGCCAGTAAATATGGCGCACATGCCTTAGAGGTAGCCACCACTGTGAAGCTGGCCAGGGCATTATGGATCATACCGGTAGCGTTTCTTTCTACTTTTCTATTTAAGAACAAATCTAAGAAATTAGCTATTCCTTACTTCATCGGCTTATTCATACTGGCTATGATCGCAAATACCTACCTGCCGGCAGTTAAGCTCATCAGCCCTTATATGGTGGGTGTTGCCAAAGCGGGTTTAACGCTGACATTGTTCCTGATCGGTGCTGGGCTGTCACGCCAGGTGTTGGCCTCAGTTGGGTTCAAGCCATTGGTACAAGGGGTTGCACTTTGGATACTGATCTCTGTAAGTGCTTTGTATGCGGTGATACATTTAGCGTAA
- a CDS encoding TlpA family protein disulfide reductase, giving the protein MKRVFTFRNISNVLFFGLILLVLFNPATKVFFIQSVMKIGLFQPDIPVDKAKADAVSDMTFSRVNGKTISLSSLKGKVVFINFWATWCPPCRAEMPGIDQLHQQLSSQKNIVFMMIDADDFSKGAVSFMRQNHYILPLYKPSGLIPENIYTGTLPTTAISDRKGRLIFHHEGVADYSNSNFKSYLIKIANQ; this is encoded by the coding sequence ATGAAGCGGGTATTTACCTTTCGTAATATCTCCAACGTTTTATTTTTTGGATTAATCTTGCTGGTACTATTTAACCCGGCTACGAAAGTGTTTTTTATACAAAGCGTGATGAAAATCGGTTTGTTTCAACCTGATATACCTGTTGATAAGGCTAAAGCTGATGCCGTTTCCGATATGACTTTTTCGAGGGTCAATGGCAAAACTATTAGTCTCTCATCCCTGAAAGGGAAAGTTGTTTTTATCAACTTTTGGGCAACATGGTGCCCTCCGTGCAGGGCAGAGATGCCAGGCATTGATCAGCTTCATCAACAATTGAGTTCTCAGAAAAATATCGTTTTCATGATGATCGACGCGGACGATTTTTCAAAAGGAGCAGTATCCTTTATGCGTCAAAACCATTACATTTTGCCGCTCTACAAGCCATCTGGTTTGATTCCTGAAAACATATATACTGGCACGTTGCCCACAACAGCCATATCTGACCGAAAGGGACGATTGATATTCCATCACGAAGGAGTGGCCGATTACAGCAATTCAAACTTTAAATCCTATCTGATCAAAATAGCCAATCAGTAG